The Physeter macrocephalus isolate SW-GA chromosome 13, ASM283717v5, whole genome shotgun sequence genome window below encodes:
- the LOC112064782 gene encoding guanine nucleotide-binding protein G(I)/G(S)/G(O) subunit gamma-5-like yields MSGPSSVAAMKKVVQQVRLEAGLNPVKVSQAAEDLKQFCLQNAQHDPLLTGVSSNPFRPQKVCSFL; encoded by the coding sequence ATGTCTGGTCCTTCCAGCGTCGCTGCTATGAAGAAAGTGGTTCAACAGGTTCGGCTGGAGGCCGGGCTCAACCCTGTGAAGGTTTCCCAGGCAGCTGAAGATTTGAAACAATTCTGTCTGCAGAACGCTCAACATGACCCGCTGCTGACTGGAGTATCTTCAAATCCCTTCAGACCCCAGAAAGTCTGTTCCTTTTTGTAG